The following nucleotide sequence is from Deltaproteobacteria bacterium.
TATTATTATCACGGCCCAGTATTCCAATATTCAATCGCTTAAAGTGAATCTGCCCAAGGCCCAATCGGGGACGACCATGGAAAAGGAGGAGGAGACCATTGTAGTGACCCTGACCAAGGAGGGGCAAGTCCACCTCAACGACGAAAAGATCCCGTTGGACGATTTAAAGCCAAGACTTGTTTCTCTCTCTGCCAGAGAGAATCCGCCCCGAGTTATCCTTCAGGCGGATCGTGATTCTACAACAGGGGGTCTGGTCAAGGTGATGGATTTGGCTTCTCAGGCAGGTCTTAAGAAGATCTCGATTGAAACCAAGAAATAGTTTTCCCTTAATTTCTTCTGAAGACAAGATCATCAAACCAGAAGGTCCCACGACCGCTACGATCGATCCCAAATTTAATTTGTGCCGTTGCGGCCCCCGCCGGGGCGGGGAGGAGCGATGAGAATTGTTGCCATTCGGACCTTACTTTCCCAAGTTTTGCATTCTCAGCCCTGATCAATCTTCCCGAACTATTAAACCACGCAAGGGTCACGAAAGGACGTGGGGTATTGAGGATACTCAAACCACCAACGGCCTTGATCCAGCCAGAGGCATAGTATTGATGACCCGCTGTCACTGGGATAGAGCTTAAACTGCTTACGGTAGTTTGTCTTCCTCCTCGAGGAGATGGTGTCAAACGGGCCGCCTTTGCGCCAGAGTGAAATGTTGTCGTGTCAATCGTTGCCCCAGTCGAAAACTGCCAATCTGTTTGATCCTCTTCGAACCCGGGGTTTGTCAAGAGATTCGGATACTGGGCCCTCACAGTAACCGGTTCAGAATAGGGCGATTCATTTCCCGCCAGGTCAATAGCGGAGACCTCATAGGTCAGGTCGATTCCGATCGGCTGGTTCGTATCGATAAACTGCGTCTCTGTCGCTGTCGCAACAAGGGATCCATAGCGGTAAATCCGATAACCTTCGACACTTATATTATCGGTTGCGGGTTGCCAGCGGAGGGTCACACTCGCCGTGTCATCAGGCTCCAGAGAGACAGAGGCCTCGAGCCCCGTGGGGGTTGTCGGAGGTTCGCCAGGGGTCCAAAAGGTATGCTCTGAGACAGACTCTTCATCAGGGTGGCCAAAAAGATGAATTCTTAAATGATAAAAGGTTTCCGGGCTTAGGTATGAAACGTGGGAGGTGGAAACTCGCCTCAGAGGATTTATAGGTTCGTCTTCAAATTGACCGAGAGGATCTCCCGTGGGACCCTCCCACTCTGATCGTTGTGGTCCCCAATGATCAATAGGGGGTGGATCTATATGAAAAACGCTCCTTTCGATTGTCTGAGGAGTTGAGAAGTCAAGGTGAGCCACGTAATATGGGGGGTGACCGGGAGGGGGGGTATAAAGCTGAAACCTGGGATTAAAGCGTGTTACTTCAAGAGGGTAATTATTATAGTAAACAAAGATATCCTGCGAGGTCGTATTGCCATATTGATCATACGCCACTGCTCGTATGCGCCGCGGTCCACCATCCCTTGCGGCTGTCGAATCCCATTCATAACTCCATTCCGTTGTCCCGGTGGCATCTAGAAAAGACCAGGCCATGGGATCCCTATCGAATGACAACGCGACGCGTGCCACTTCGCCATTATCTGATGCCGTTCCTCGGACGGTGATCGGTCCGGACAAAACGTTGTCAGGCCCGCCTTCAGGAGACTCTATCTGAATGGTCGGAGGAACGATGGGTCCTTTAAAGACACCAACCCTCTCGTAGAAGGTCGTCCCATCTTGATTATCGATACTGAGTCGGATGATATAGGACTGTTCCGTCGTAAGGGGAGTCATATCAAATGTGCCGAGAACCCCATTCGTTACAGGCGTTGTGCTCTCACTGATCGGGATCCATGTGATCCTAACGTTGGGATAATCTAGAGAATATCCCTCACCATACTCAAGTCGATACCGTGAAAAATTGCGGCTCGTTGCGGTTCCGCGGATTTCAATAGTCCCTTCGACTGCCTCACCGTTTCTTGGGGCCGCGATGAGACTCTCTCCGAATGTCGTTGTCGTGAGAGCCGGTACAGCGCGGATCAAACCATATCCCAAATTGGGGCAGAACTCGTTTGAACAAAACGGAGAGTCCGAGGATGATTTCAGGATCTGTCGAATCTCTTGTACGGTTAATGTTGGATTTTGCGAGATGAGAAGTGCTGCGAGTCCCACCACATGTGGTGTCGCCATACTTGTTCCATCCCAAGCGACGGTTCCACCGCCAAGAATCGTGGAGAGGATACTCACACCGGGGGCGACAACATCAAGCTTATGTCCCTGATTGGAAAAATAGGCCCGGGTGTTATTGGGTTGGGTAGCACCAACTACGATGACGCCTGGGGTATTTGCGGGATAGAAGTATCGGATATCCGCGCCATAGTCATTTCCGGCCGCCGTAACGACGACAACACCGAGGTTTAGGGCATAGTTTACGGCATCTTCGATACCCTGCGAGAAGAAGGGGCCTCCAAGACTTAAATTGATGATATCGGCACCGATGTCGGCGGCATAGGTGATACCGGCAGCGACCGCATCGAAGGGGCATCCTCGCCGACGATCCGGGAAGCAGACCTTGACCGGGGCTACTTTTGAGTTATAGGCGACACCGATCACGTCGAGACTGTTATTCCCGATACCGGCGATCGTCCCCGACACATGCGTTCCATGTCCACCGTCATCGATCGGATTATTATCCCTGTTGACAAAGTCCCATCCCCTCGAATCATCAATAAAACCGTTTTCATCGTCATCAACGTTATTCCCAACGATTTCAGAGCTGCTTGCCCA
It contains:
- a CDS encoding biopolymer transporter ExbD; translation: MAFLKKRVEEEVGFNVTPLVDVMFNLLIFIIITAQYSNIQSLKVNLPKAQSGTTMEKEEETIVVTLTKEGQVHLNDEKIPLDDLKPRLVSLSARENPPRVILQADRDSTTGGLVKVMDLASQAGLKKISIETKK
- a CDS encoding S8 family serine peptidase, which produces MNHGGDRKLRTLFEKYRLKEIRPLHPGKVYKKKKTGKSEMLLTNELKGRFQRRSNRVQRNFPTPELTQSYILELDLGNLPMTNPKVAEERINEKLNQLKQEADVEYAERIQALDLTMIPNDPAWDPEGENLPENSLWGLSRIGMEEAWDIETGDGITVAVVDTGVDYNHADLATNIWASSSEIVGNNVDDDENGFIDDSRGWDFVNRDNNPIDDGGHGTHVSGTIAGIGNNSLDVIGVAYNSKVAPVKVCFPDRRRGCPFDAVAAGITYAADIGADIINLSLGGPFFSQGIEDAVNYALNLGVVVVTAAGNDYGADIRYFYPANTPGVIVVGATQPNNTRAYFSNQGHKLDVVAPGVSILSTILGGGTVAWDGTSMATPHVVGLAALLISQNPTLTVQEIRQILKSSSDSPFCSNEFCPNLGYGLIRAVPALTTTTFGESLIAAPRNGEAVEGTIEIRGTATSRNFSRYRLEYGEGYSLDYPNVRITWIPISESTTPVTNGVLGTFDMTPLTTEQSYIIRLSIDNQDGTTFYERVGVFKGPIVPPTIQIESPEGGPDNVLSGPITVRGTASDNGEVARVALSFDRDPMAWSFLDATGTTEWSYEWDSTAARDGGPRRIRAVAYDQYGNTTSQDIFVYYNNYPLEVTRFNPRFQLYTPPPGHPPYYVAHLDFSTPQTIERSVFHIDPPPIDHWGPQRSEWEGPTGDPLGQFEDEPINPLRRVSTSHVSYLSPETFYHLRIHLFGHPDEESVSEHTFWTPGEPPTTPTGLEASVSLEPDDTASVTLRWQPATDNISVEGYRIYRYGSLVATATETQFIDTNQPIGIDLTYEVSAIDLAGNESPYSEPVTVRAQYPNLLTNPGFEEDQTDWQFSTGATIDTTTFHSGAKAARLTPSPRGGRQTTVSSLSSIPVTAGHQYYASGWIKAVGGLSILNTPRPFVTLAWFNSSGRLIRAENAKLGKVRSEWQQFSSLLPAPAGAATAQIKFGIDRSGRGTFWFDDLVFRRN